One region of Paenibacillus polymyxa M1 genomic DNA includes:
- the lon gene encoding endopeptidase La — translation MGPTKTKGRRFPLLPLRGLLVYPSMVLHLDVGREKSVKALEKAMVEDNLILLCSQSEVNIEEPTQEDIFRVGTVAKVRQMLKLPNGTIRVLVEGLERAEIIQYTDNEEYYEVMAKELHEAENVQPETDALMRTVLTQFEHYINLSKKVTPETLAAVSDIEEPGRLADVITSHLTLKIKEKQDILETIDVTQRLEKLLDILNNEREVLELERKINQRVKKQMEKTQKEYYLREQMKAIQKELGEKEGRAGEVEELRNQLSERELPVPVKEKVEKEIDRLEKMPASSAEGSVIRNYVDWLLSLPWNKFTDDDLDIVKAEEILDNDHYGLDKPKERVLEYLAVRKLVKTIKGPILCLVGPPGVGKTSLARSIAKSMGREFVRISLGGVRDEAEIRGHRRTYVGAMPGRIIQGMKTAGTSNPVFLLDEIDKMASDFRGDPSAALLEVLDPEQNNTFSDHFVELPFDLSNVMFVTTANAAHNIPRPLMDRMETLYIPGYTELEKLEIANRYLLPKQKREHGLGEEQLVIGEDTLLRVIREYTRESGVRNLEQQMASLCRKAAKSVVSGGEGPIEITPDNLKDYLGIAKFRYGVAELEDQIGTVTGLAWTEVGGETLMIEVTVVPGSGKLILTGKLGDVMKESAQAAFSYTRSKAVDLGIELDFYEKNDIHIHIPEGAIPKDGPSAGITIATALISALTNRHVSKDVAMTGEITLRGRVLPIGGLKEKSLAAHRAGYKKILLPKDNERDLKDIPDSIRQDVEFVPVAHMDQVLKHALVEQARVH, via the coding sequence ATGGGACCCACCAAGACAAAAGGTCGTCGTTTTCCTTTGCTGCCTTTAAGAGGACTTCTGGTTTACCCGAGCATGGTTCTACATCTCGATGTGGGCCGGGAAAAATCGGTCAAGGCTTTGGAAAAAGCGATGGTTGAAGACAATTTGATTCTCCTGTGTTCTCAATCAGAAGTTAATATTGAAGAACCCACACAAGAGGATATTTTTCGAGTCGGCACGGTAGCCAAAGTACGCCAAATGCTCAAGCTTCCCAACGGAACCATTCGAGTATTGGTGGAAGGGCTGGAACGTGCTGAGATTATTCAATATACGGACAATGAAGAATATTACGAGGTAATGGCGAAGGAACTGCACGAGGCAGAAAATGTGCAGCCTGAAACGGATGCGCTTATGCGCACTGTATTAACTCAGTTCGAGCATTATATCAATTTGTCCAAAAAGGTAACCCCGGAGACTCTCGCTGCGGTATCTGATATTGAGGAGCCAGGACGCCTGGCTGATGTGATCACAAGCCATTTGACGCTCAAAATTAAGGAAAAGCAGGATATATTGGAGACGATCGACGTAACTCAGCGTCTGGAGAAGCTTCTAGATATTTTAAACAATGAGCGTGAAGTGTTGGAGCTGGAACGTAAAATCAACCAGCGTGTGAAGAAGCAGATGGAAAAGACGCAGAAGGAGTATTATCTGCGTGAACAAATGAAGGCGATTCAGAAGGAACTTGGTGAGAAGGAAGGTCGCGCAGGAGAAGTTGAAGAACTACGCAACCAGCTAAGTGAACGAGAGTTGCCGGTTCCGGTGAAGGAGAAGGTCGAAAAGGAAATTGACCGTCTGGAAAAAATGCCGGCAAGCTCTGCCGAGGGTAGTGTCATCCGCAATTACGTCGATTGGCTGTTAAGCTTGCCGTGGAACAAGTTCACCGATGATGATCTTGATATTGTCAAAGCAGAAGAAATACTCGATAACGACCATTACGGGCTGGATAAGCCCAAGGAGCGGGTGTTGGAGTATTTGGCCGTGCGCAAACTGGTGAAGACCATTAAGGGACCCATTCTGTGTCTCGTAGGTCCGCCAGGAGTCGGCAAGACCTCGCTGGCTCGCTCGATTGCCAAATCCATGGGTCGGGAATTTGTCCGCATCTCTCTCGGAGGTGTGCGGGATGAAGCGGAAATCCGTGGTCACCGCCGGACTTATGTTGGCGCGATGCCGGGTCGGATTATTCAGGGAATGAAGACCGCAGGAACATCTAATCCAGTCTTTTTGCTGGATGAGATTGATAAAATGGCCTCCGACTTCCGGGGCGATCCATCGGCGGCATTGCTCGAAGTGCTCGATCCTGAACAAAACAACACGTTCAGTGACCATTTTGTTGAGTTGCCGTTTGATCTGTCCAACGTGATGTTTGTAACGACAGCCAATGCTGCACATAATATCCCGCGTCCGCTGATGGATCGTATGGAGACGCTCTATATTCCCGGCTACACCGAACTGGAGAAGTTGGAAATTGCCAATCGGTATCTCCTGCCCAAGCAGAAGAGAGAGCATGGCTTGGGAGAGGAACAGTTGGTTATTGGGGAGGATACGCTGCTGCGTGTCATTCGTGAATATACCCGTGAATCTGGTGTGCGTAATCTTGAACAGCAAATGGCTTCTCTATGCCGCAAGGCGGCGAAGTCAGTTGTATCCGGTGGCGAAGGGCCGATTGAAATCACACCGGATAATTTGAAAGATTATTTGGGTATCGCCAAATTCCGTTACGGTGTAGCAGAACTGGAGGATCAGATCGGTACGGTTACAGGCTTGGCGTGGACAGAGGTCGGTGGTGAAACACTGATGATTGAAGTGACGGTCGTGCCTGGGAGCGGGAAACTGATTCTTACGGGTAAACTAGGAGACGTCATGAAAGAATCCGCGCAGGCGGCATTCAGCTACACTCGTTCCAAAGCAGTCGATCTGGGCATCGAATTGGATTTCTATGAGAAAAATGATATCCATATTCATATTCCTGAGGGAGCAATTCCGAAGGATGGTCCATCTGCCGGAATCACGATTGCTACTGCATTAATTTCGGCTTTGACCAACCGTCATGTATCCAAGGATGTAGCGATGACGGGCGAAATTACCCTGCGCGGTCGCGTATTGCCGATTGGTGGTTTGAAAGAAAAATCGCTGGCTGCCCATCGGGCAGGTTACAAAAAAATTCTGCTTCCCAAAGATAATGAACGGGATTTGAAGGATATTCCCGACAGTATCCGGCAGGATGTTGAATTTGTCCCCGTTGCCCATATGGATCAGGTGTTAAAGCATGCTTTGGTTGAGCAGGCAAGGGTACATTAG
- the yihA gene encoding ribosome biogenesis GTP-binding protein YihA/YsxC, whose product MKVTKAEFIISAVGPDQFPVDALPEIALAGRSNVGKSSLINRMINRKNLARTSSTPGKTQQLNYYRINDELYFVDFPGYGYAKVSKTSRKAWGQMIESYLLEREPLKLVLQMVDLRHPPSKDDIMMYDWLRHNGLPVCVVGTKADKIPKTRREKHYKVIKQELGILPGGLFIPFSSEEGMGKEELWSVISSYIENDDEEQTEL is encoded by the coding sequence ATGAAAGTAACAAAAGCAGAATTTATAATAAGTGCGGTTGGTCCGGATCAGTTTCCAGTGGACGCTTTGCCAGAGATTGCTCTGGCGGGGCGCTCCAATGTTGGAAAATCATCACTGATTAATCGGATGATTAACCGTAAAAATTTGGCGCGTACCAGTTCTACGCCGGGTAAAACTCAGCAACTCAATTATTACCGGATTAATGATGAGCTTTACTTTGTCGATTTTCCCGGTTACGGTTATGCTAAGGTATCCAAAACGTCACGTAAGGCTTGGGGACAAATGATTGAGTCTTATTTGCTGGAACGTGAGCCGCTCAAGCTGGTGCTACAAATGGTAGATTTGCGCCACCCACCGTCCAAGGATGATATCATGATGTACGACTGGCTGCGCCATAACGGGCTTCCTGTCTGTGTTGTAGGTACAAAAGCAGATAAAATCCCTAAAACACGTCGAGAAAAGCACTATAAGGTAATCAAGCAGGAACTTGGAATACTTCCCGGGGGTTTGTTTATCCCCTTTTCATCCGAAGAAGGCATGGGCAAGGAAGAGCTGTGGTCGGTCATCTCCAGTTATATCGAGAATGACGACGAAGAGCAGACGGAATTGTAA
- the lonB gene encoding ATP-dependent protease LonB, with translation MDLTMILLLVQMFFGIVIGLYFWNLLRSQKTNRSAVDRESRKELDKLRKLRSISLTKPLAERTRPATLQDIVGQKDGLRALKAALCSANPQHVIIYGPPGVGKTAAARVVLEEAKKNQSSPFKGDAKFTEIDATTARFDERGIADPLIGSVHDPIYQGAGAMGVAGIPQPKPGAVTKAHGGMLFIDEIGELHPTQMNKLLKVLEDRKVFLESAYYNSEDSHTPAYIHDIFQNGLPADFRLVGATTRSPHELPPAIRSRCMEIYFRALQPQEIARIAEDAVHKLGFGPCPEAVEVVQRYATNGREAVNMIQLAAGLALTEKRERLDASDVEWVAGSSQIQPRPDRKIPGLPQIGFVNGLAVYGPNMGMLLEIEVTAVPVPEGKGSYNITGVVDEEEIGGNSRTLRRKSMAKGSVENVLTVLRTLGLSPSNYDLHINFPGGTPVDGPSAGIAMATAIASAMRGIPVDHEIAMTGEISIHGRVKPIGGVLAKVEAAFQAGAKKVIIPQDNWQALFDSIEGLKVIPVQSVTEVFRHVFGEEMTTDAPVHAPIETFRPSQSSLLQADGTHNGTISDTGSC, from the coding sequence ATGGACTTGACTATGATATTGTTATTGGTGCAAATGTTTTTTGGGATTGTTATTGGTCTGTATTTCTGGAACCTTCTACGGAGCCAGAAAACGAACCGTAGTGCGGTGGATCGGGAATCTCGGAAGGAATTGGATAAGTTGCGCAAATTGCGCTCTATTTCACTTACTAAGCCGCTAGCTGAACGCACACGTCCTGCCACGTTACAGGATATCGTCGGTCAGAAGGACGGGCTGCGTGCGCTCAAGGCGGCGTTATGCAGTGCGAATCCGCAGCATGTCATTATTTATGGCCCCCCTGGTGTAGGGAAAACGGCTGCCGCACGTGTGGTGCTGGAAGAGGCCAAGAAGAATCAGTCCTCCCCATTCAAAGGGGATGCTAAATTCACGGAAATTGATGCCACAACGGCCCGTTTTGACGAACGTGGTATTGCGGACCCGTTAATTGGTTCAGTACATGATCCAATCTACCAAGGGGCAGGAGCGATGGGGGTAGCAGGTATCCCTCAACCTAAACCCGGAGCTGTAACGAAGGCTCATGGAGGGATGTTGTTCATTGATGAGATTGGCGAGCTGCATCCAACGCAGATGAATAAGCTGTTGAAAGTGCTGGAGGATCGAAAGGTATTTTTGGAAAGTGCATATTACAATTCTGAAGATTCGCATACTCCTGCATATATTCACGATATTTTCCAAAACGGTTTGCCAGCGGATTTCCGCTTGGTAGGTGCGACGACCCGTTCGCCGCACGAGCTGCCACCTGCTATTCGATCCCGGTGCATGGAAATTTATTTCCGTGCCCTGCAGCCGCAGGAGATTGCTCGTATTGCTGAAGATGCTGTACACAAGCTAGGCTTTGGTCCTTGTCCAGAGGCAGTAGAGGTTGTACAGCGTTACGCGACCAACGGCCGGGAGGCGGTCAATATGATCCAGCTTGCTGCTGGTTTGGCACTTACCGAGAAAAGGGAACGACTCGATGCTTCGGACGTGGAATGGGTAGCGGGTAGCAGCCAAATTCAACCCCGTCCTGATCGAAAAATACCGGGCTTGCCGCAAATCGGATTTGTTAACGGATTAGCTGTATACGGTCCGAACATGGGCATGCTGCTGGAAATTGAAGTTACTGCGGTTCCGGTTCCCGAAGGAAAGGGAAGCTATAATATTACGGGCGTTGTGGATGAAGAAGAGATCGGAGGTAACTCCCGAACACTGCGTCGTAAGAGCATGGCTAAAGGCTCTGTTGAAAATGTTCTGACTGTTTTGCGTACGCTCGGTTTATCCCCCTCCAATTACGATCTGCATATCAATTTTCCTGGGGGGACGCCAGTAGATGGTCCGTCGGCAGGGATTGCAATGGCAACAGCTATTGCCTCCGCGATGCGAGGAATTCCGGTGGATCATGAAATTGCCATGACTGGCGAGATTAGCATCCATGGCCGAGTCAAGCCGATTGGCGGCGTATTAGCCAAGGTCGAAGCTGCTTTTCAGGCTGGAGCCAAAAAAGTAATCATTCCGCAGGACAACTGGCAAGCTCTTTTTGATAGCATTGAAGGCCTAAAAGTCATCCCTGTACAGTCGGTGACCGAAGTGTTCCGTCATGTGTTCGGAGAAGAGATGACGACGGATGCGCCTGTACATGCGCCAATTGAGACTTTTCGCCCATCCCAGTCCTCCTTGTTACAGGCGGATGGAACGCATAATGGGACGATTTCAGATACAGGATCTTGCTAA